The Paraconexibacter algicola genome includes the window AGGCGCCGCGCGAGCTCGGGCTGCTGGCGGGCCAGCGTGTACACCCAGCCGCTCAGCGCCCCGGCTGCGAGCTCGGCCATGCCGGACCGCACGAGGGTGTCGCCGGTCGGGCGGCCCATCAGCGGCGCTTGCGCTTCTTCTTGTTCGAGGAGACGTGCGGCTTGCTCGGCGTGGGGGTGTCGTCGGCCGACGGGGGCGGCGGGGTCGCCTTGCGCCGCTCCGGCTCAGGCTCGGACGCGGCGGCGCCGCCCGCCTTCGCGCGCTCGCGCGCCTCGCGCAGCTCCTGCTGGGTCGGCCACGGCTCGGCGCGGCCGGACTGCCATGCCGGCGGCACGCCACCGGCGGTCCAGAGCTGCATGAACAGGAAGCCGAGCGCGACGAGCCAGAACGCCTGCACGACCGGCAGCTGGCCGCCGATCGGGATGACGAAGAGGACGCCGACGATGATCCCCAGCGTGCCCATGAAGCGCGTGAGCAGCCCGGCGCGCATCGCGTTCAGCGCGACGAGCACGAACGCGAAGCCGATCGCCAGGACGCCGACCTGCCGCAGGATCTGGGAGACGATCAGCAGGTCGGAGGCCTGCAGGACGTCATGGGCGGTCCGGGTCGAGAAGTCCCCGGAGCTGACGAAGTCGCGGGCGCGGACGGCGACGACGACCTGGAGCATCAGGCCGCTGATCGCGACGAGCGCGGGACCGGCGATCACCGCGTAGATCACCGAGCGCGGGAACTCCTTGCGCCGCGCGCTCGTGGCGCGCGCCAGGTAGGACAGCGGGACGGCGGTGAGCAGGGCGCCGAGCGCGAGCACGCCGCTGAGCAGCAGCAGCGTGACCATCTTGTCGTCGTAGAACTGGATCTGCGCGGTGCGCAGGCCTTCCCGCCCGATGTCCTGCCCGGCGGCGTCCCGGAGCGCGTCGAGCAGCAGGACGCTCGGGAGGTCCTGGTAGACGAGCCCGGCGGCGATGCCGCCGCCGAGCGTCAGGACCCCGGCGAGGATGCTGGCGATGCCGGCGCGGGTGCGCCACTCGCTCTCGCGAGCCAGGATCTCCTCGACCGGGACGTCCGTCTCGGCAGGGCTCTTCACTCGCGCCACGGCGAGTGATTGTACGGCCAGCTCAGCCGTTCTGCGTGCCCGGCAGCCCGCCGGCGCCGGAGAGGCCCTGCTTGAGCAGGTTGCCCAGCAGCTGGGCCGCGTCGTAGGTGTCGCCGGCCGCCGGCGCGGTCAGGTCGAGCTTCGTCCCGAAATCCGACAGGACGTACTCCTGCTCGACGGTGCCGCCGGGCACGCCGTTCTGGGCGGGGAGCTTCACGGTGCTCGTGATCTTCCGCGCGACGCCGTCCTCGCCGACGTACAGGTCCGCGGGGATCTGCGTGTCGAGCCCGAGGGCCTCCGAGCCGCCCGCGAGCTTCTCGAGGTCGCCGAGCAGCTTGTTGATGCGGTCCTTCTGCTCGGCCGGGAGGGCGTCGATCGCCTGCTGGGGCGAGTAGGTGCCGCGGAAGTGGGTGGTCGGCTGTCCGTCGACCTGGACCTCGCCGACCTTCTTCAGCGTCCCGATCGACTCCAGGAGCTTCAGCTGGCTGGCCGGGTCGACCGAGTAGAGCTTGTCGAGGCCGGTCGTGTCGACCCCGGCGGACTTCGCGAGCGCGCCGATGTCGAGCTTCAGCCACTCGGCCCCGCCCGGGAGGGCCGGGATGCCGGCGCCCTGGGGGAGCTTCACGTTGACGACACCGCCGTCGTAGAGCACCTCGACGGTCCCGGAGAGCGGCGCACCGAGGCTCTGCGCCAGCGGCGCGAGGTCGATCGTCATCCGGCCGGCGGGACGGTCCAGCGCGGTGACGCCGGACGCCTTCAGCGCGATCGGCTTGGGCAGCCCGGCGCCGCTGATGCGGACGCTCAGTGCGAGCTTCGCGCTGCTCTTCTGCGCCGTGCGCTGCGCGGCCTGCGCGACGCTGACGACGCCGCCGTTGGTGCCGCCCCCGCCGCCGTCGCCACCGTCGTCGTCGCCGCAGCCGGCGGCGAGGAGGGCCCCGGGGGCGAGCAGGGACGCGGTGGCCAGTGCGGCGACGAGACGCTTCATGGGGCCGAGGCTACCCGTCGGGAGCGCGAATCATGCCGCTCGCCGGTACGGTCACGCGATGCCCGAGCAGCAGTCCTCCGCCCCCGTCGCCGTCTACGGCGCGACCGGCTACACCGGCAAGCTCGTCGTCGCGGAGCTGCGGCGCCGCGGACTCGAGGTCGTCGTGAGCGGCCGGTCCGCCGACTCGCTGGCCCGCGTGGCCGCCGACAACGGGTTGCCGTCGAGCGCCGTGCGCCCCGCCCCGGCCGACGACGAGGCCGCGCTCGCCCGCGTCTTCGAGGACTGCGCCGCCGTGATCGCGTGCGCCGGCCCGTTCCTCCAGGTCGGCGAGCCGGTGCTGCGCGCCGCCATCGCCTCCGGCACCCACTACGTCGACACGACCGGCGAGCAGCCGTTCATCAAGCTCGCGCTCGAGCGCTACGGCGTGGACGCGGCGCGGGCCGGGGTCGCCGTCGTCAGCGGCCTCGGCTTCGACTACCTGCCCGGCGACCTGCTCTGCGCCGTGACCGCCGAGGGCCTCGGGCCGCTGCGGGAGCTGCGGATCACCTACGCGGTCCAGGGCTTCGGCGCGACGCGCGGCACGATGCACAGCGCGCTGCTGATGATGGGCGGCGAGGAGTGGGAGTACCGCGGCGGGCGGCTCGCCAAGGCGCCGCTGCGCCAGCCGCTGGGCGAGACCGCCGACATCCCCGGCCTCGGCCGCGTGCCGGTCGCCCGCTACCCGTCGGGCGAGGTCGTGACCGTTCCCCGTCACGTCCACACGCAGGAGATCGTCTCGCGCATCACGGCGGCGACCTTCGCGCCGCACCCGCGCGCCGCGAAGGCCGTCCCCGCCCTGACCCCGGGCATCGCGGCACTGCTGCGCACGCCGCTGCGCGGGGTCCTCGACAAGGCGATCGACCGGCTGCCCGCCGGCCCGCCCGAGGACGCGCGCCGGGCCGCCGCCTACACGCTCGTCGCCGACGCGGTCCCCGCCAACGGCTCCGCCCCCCGGCGCGGCGTCCTGCGCGGCACCGACGTCTACGGGATCACCGCGGTCACGACCTCGCACGCCGCGCAGCTCCTGTCCGACCCGGCCTACGACCGGGCCGGTGCCCTGGCGCCCGCGGAGGCGTTCGACGCCCGCCCGTTCCTCGACGCGCTCGGCGAGCACGGCATCAGCTACGAGGTGGCGTGACGGTCTGCCCGGCCTGCGGGGCGCGCGTCGCCCCGTGGCGGGACGTGCCGTCCGGCGAGCCGGGCGTCGCGCCGCTGCCGGTCGGGCGCTGCGCGGCCTGCGGCACCGGGGTGACGCTCGCCGCCCCGGCCGCGCAGGAGGACTTCCACGAGTCGGGCGCCTACGCGCCGGTCGCGCCGCGCGGCGCGGCGCTCGCCGCACCGCTGCTGGCGCGCTTCGACCGGCAGCGCCTGCGGCTCCTGGCGCGCGCCTGTCCCGCCCCGGCCCGCGTCGTGGACGCGGGCGCCGGACGGGGCCGCTTCGTCGCCGCCGCCCGGGCCGCGGGCTACGACGCCACCGGCGTCGAGCCGACCGCGCGCGGCGTCGACATGGCCGCCTCGCGGTACGGCGTCGCGCTCGTCCGCGCCGCGATCGAGGACGCGCCCGTGCCCGCCGCGAGCGTCGACGCGGTCTCGCTGTGGCACGTGCTCGAGCACGTGGATGACCCGGCCGCCACGCTGCGGACCCTGCGGTCCTGGCTGCGGCCCGGCGGTGTGCTGCTGCTCGGCGTCCCGAACCTCGCGAGCTGGCAGGCGCGGATCGGCGGCGACCGCTGGTGGCACCTCGACCTGCCCCGCCACCGCACCCACTTCACGACGACCGGGCTGCGCGCGCTGCTGCGCCGCGAGGGCTTCACGGTCGAGCACGAGCAGCACCTGCTGCTGGAGCACAACCCGTTCGGGCTCTGGCAGTCCGCGGTGTCGCGCGTGACGCCGACGCCCTCCTGGCTCTACTACGCGCTCAAGCGCGTCGCCCCGCTGCGGGCCGCCGACGCGCTCCCGACCGTCGCGGCGATGCCGCTGCTCCCGGTCGCCGCGGGCGTGGAGGCCGCGGCCGGGCTCGCCCGGCGCGGCGGCACGGTCGCGGTGCTCGCGCGCACCTGACCGGCCGCTGCGCGGCGCGTCAGGCGCCCTTCGGCGGAAGACCGGCCACGACCGCCAGCCCCCGGTCCACCCAGGCGCGCAGTGCGGCGTCGTCCTCCAGCTGCGCCGTGGCGACGCGCAGCCAGCCGTCCATCTCGCGGCCGCCCATCACCATGCGCTCGACCCCCTGCTGCTCGACCAGCGCGGCCGAGGTCGCCGGGTCGACGCGCACGAGCAGGCCGCCGGTGCCGGACGCGCAGACCGCCATGTGCCCGTGCACGAGGAACGCGAGGCCGCCGAACATCCGCTTCTCGGTCACGGCGTCGCGGTCGGCGAGCGCGGCGCGCAGCCGCAGGGCGAGGTCCTCGTCGTGGGCCATCAGGGGATCCTGACGCGGGCGGCGAGGCGGCGGTAGCCGGCGACCGACGGGTGGTCCCCCTCGATCGTCAGGTCCGTGCGCATCCGACCGGGCGCCGCCGGGTCCTCCAGCGCCGTGTACCAGGGGGCGACCGGGACACCTTCCCGCCGGCCGATCGCGCGGATCCGCCGGTTCAGGTCGTCGATCAGCGGCGCCGCGGCGGGGTAGCCGTTGTTCCACGGCAGCAGCTCGACCATCGCCACCCGCAGGCCCGCGGCCTTCCCGCGCCGCACCATCGTGTCGAGGTCGTCGGCGGCGTCGGCGACCGGACGGCCCTGGGCGATGTCGTTGATCCCGCCCTGCACGACGAGCACGTCGGCCCCGCGCGCGCACCCGTCGAGGCGCTGCGCGATCTCGTCGGTGCGCTGCCCGTTGATCCCGCAGTTGCGCACCTCGGTCCCGGGGTGGTCGCGCTCGTACCAGTACGCCCACTGGGAGCGCTCGTCGAGCGCCGGCCCGATCTGGGCGCGCACCGACGGGTCGGGATCCCACAGCGGCGTCCCCGCGGTGATGGAGTCCCCGAGGGCGGCGACGACGGTCGTCGCACGTCGCTCGGCGGGCGGGTCCGGCCGGGGACCGGCCCCGGCACTCCCGGGGTCGTCCCCGCACGCGGCGAGCAGCAGGGAGAGCGCGAGGAGACCCGCGAGGGCGAGGAGGCGCATGTGCGA containing:
- a CDS encoding saccharopine dehydrogenase family protein, which encodes MPEQQSSAPVAVYGATGYTGKLVVAELRRRGLEVVVSGRSADSLARVAADNGLPSSAVRPAPADDEAALARVFEDCAAVIACAGPFLQVGEPVLRAAIASGTHYVDTTGEQPFIKLALERYGVDAARAGVAVVSGLGFDYLPGDLLCAVTAEGLGPLRELRITYAVQGFGATRGTMHSALLMMGGEEWEYRGGRLAKAPLRQPLGETADIPGLGRVPVARYPSGEVVTVPRHVHTQEIVSRITAATFAPHPRAAKAVPALTPGIAALLRTPLRGVLDKAIDRLPAGPPEDARRAAAYTLVADAVPANGSAPRRGVLRGTDVYGITAVTTSHAAQLLSDPAYDRAGALAPAEAFDARPFLDALGEHGISYEVA
- a CDS encoding TfoX/Sxy family protein, which produces MAHDEDLALRLRAALADRDAVTEKRMFGGLAFLVHGHMAVCASGTGGLLVRVDPATSAALVEQQGVERMVMGGREMDGWLRVATAQLEDDAALRAWVDRGLAVVAGLPPKGA
- a CDS encoding class I SAM-dependent methyltransferase gives rise to the protein MTVCPACGARVAPWRDVPSGEPGVAPLPVGRCAACGTGVTLAAPAAQEDFHESGAYAPVAPRGAALAAPLLARFDRQRLRLLARACPAPARVVDAGAGRGRFVAAARAAGYDATGVEPTARGVDMAASRYGVALVRAAIEDAPVPAASVDAVSLWHVLEHVDDPAATLRTLRSWLRPGGVLLLGVPNLASWQARIGGDRWWHLDLPRHRTHFTTTGLRALLRREGFTVEHEQHLLLEHNPFGLWQSAVSRVTPTPSWLYYALKRVAPLRAADALPTVAAMPLLPVAAGVEAAAGLARRGGTVAVLART
- a CDS encoding SGNH/GDSL hydrolase family protein, yielding MRLLALAGLLALSLLLAACGDDPGSAGAGPRPDPPAERRATTVVAALGDSITAGTPLWDPDPSVRAQIGPALDERSQWAYWYERDHPGTEVRNCGINGQRTDEIAQRLDGCARGADVLVVQGGINDIAQGRPVADAADDLDTMVRRGKAAGLRVAMVELLPWNNGYPAAAPLIDDLNRRIRAIGRREGVPVAPWYTALEDPAAPGRMRTDLTIEGDHPSVAGYRRLAARVRIP